From a region of the Paenibacillus segetis genome:
- a CDS encoding CPBP family intramembrane glutamic endopeptidase → MKKFKFGNIEIKPVDPRQLTDRLLLINLYITQGLTLFIGLVILFFQKRNPISLFEFPKSVEFLYWGFGFAVIMFLMDMLISRFIAEDSIDDGGINNMIFRERPIWHILLISAVVAICEELLFRGAIQQGIGPYWTSILFAVIHIRYLKHWIPTGWVFLSSYGLGYIYILSGTLWAPILCHFLIDLISGLVIKFRRES, encoded by the coding sequence ATGAAAAAATTTAAATTTGGCAACATTGAAATTAAACCGGTCGATCCCCGTCAGCTTACTGATCGTTTGCTATTAATAAATTTGTACATTACTCAAGGACTTACTTTATTTATCGGCTTAGTGATTCTCTTTTTTCAGAAACGTAACCCGATTTCCTTATTTGAGTTCCCTAAAAGTGTCGAATTTTTGTATTGGGGTTTTGGTTTTGCCGTAATTATGTTCCTAATGGATATGTTAATCTCTAGGTTTATCGCGGAAGATAGCATTGATGACGGTGGAATTAATAACATGATTTTTCGTGAACGTCCAATATGGCATATTTTGCTTATATCCGCTGTAGTGGCCATTTGTGAAGAATTATTATTTCGTGGTGCCATTCAACAAGGCATCGGTCCATACTGGACAAGTATCTTGTTTGCAGTAATCCATATTAGATATTTAAAACATTGGATCCCCACAGGTTGGGTATTTCTAAGTAGTTATGGATTGGGTTATATTTATATTTTGTCCGGAACTCTTTGGGCTCCTATTCTATGTCACTTCCTCATTGATTTAATATCGGGGCTAGTGATTAAATTTCGGAGGGAATCATGA
- the serA gene encoding phosphoglycerate dehydrogenase, whose protein sequence is MLKVLVSDPISDLGIQQLMDAEDVVVEKKTGLSEDELVQIIAEYDALLVRSQTKVTEKIMEAGKNLKVIGRAGVGVDNINLEAATKRGIIVINAPDGNTITTCEHAFAMMMALARHIPQAYAKTIQGTWDRKFLGVELRNKTLGVLGMGRIGSEVAKRAKAFGMDILGYDPFLTEERADKLGITLATVDQIVRNADFITVHTPLTPETKHMISTKQFEVMKKGMRIINCARGGVIDEAAMLVALEQGIVEGAAFDVFEQEPPAADHPFLHNPKIIVTPHLGASTIEAQENVAIDVSEQVLHILRNEPFKNAVNMPPVAPSVMNKLQPYFVLGEQIGTLVAQLNNQAVQEIHVEYAGDLSEVDTQPLTRYIIKGALSRHFGSDVNIVNSMHLAKVRDVNIVVSKTAATKGFTNLISVTLKAGDGSDRRIAGTLLNGYGARIVQIDKFPVDIAPEGNLLFISHNDKPGIIGNVGTLLGNNDVNIASMQVGRKIVGGEAIMVLTVDKAVPKEVLEDLLKQPEMNKAQQIAFS, encoded by the coding sequence ATGTTAAAAGTATTAGTATCGGATCCAATCAGTGATTTGGGGATTCAACAACTTATGGACGCTGAAGATGTTGTCGTTGAGAAGAAAACAGGACTAAGTGAAGATGAATTAGTACAAATCATTGCTGAGTATGACGCCTTGCTTGTCCGCAGTCAAACAAAAGTGACTGAGAAAATCATGGAAGCCGGCAAAAACCTAAAAGTAATCGGACGCGCAGGCGTTGGGGTTGACAACATTAACCTCGAAGCAGCAACTAAACGGGGTATTATTGTCATCAATGCACCTGATGGGAATACAATCACAACTTGTGAACATGCTTTCGCGATGATGATGGCTCTTGCTCGTCACATTCCGCAAGCATATGCGAAGACGATTCAAGGTACTTGGGATCGTAAATTCCTTGGTGTTGAACTTCGTAACAAAACACTCGGCGTACTTGGTATGGGACGGATCGGAAGCGAAGTTGCCAAACGTGCTAAGGCATTCGGTATGGATATTCTCGGCTATGACCCATTCTTAACCGAAGAACGTGCGGATAAGCTAGGAATTACGCTTGCGACTGTTGATCAAATCGTACGGAACGCTGATTTTATTACAGTGCATACACCACTGACACCGGAAACAAAACATATGATCTCAACGAAGCAATTTGAGGTGATGAAGAAAGGTATGCGTATCATCAACTGTGCTCGCGGTGGTGTAATTGATGAAGCAGCCATGCTTGTTGCCTTGGAGCAAGGTATTGTGGAAGGAGCAGCATTTGACGTATTCGAACAAGAGCCACCTGCTGCAGATCATCCATTCCTACACAATCCGAAGATTATCGTCACTCCTCACTTGGGCGCATCGACAATAGAGGCTCAAGAGAACGTTGCAATAGATGTTTCGGAACAAGTACTCCACATTCTTCGGAATGAACCGTTCAAAAATGCGGTTAACATGCCACCGGTAGCTCCAAGCGTTATGAACAAATTACAACCTTACTTTGTACTTGGCGAGCAAATTGGAACACTTGTAGCTCAACTTAATAACCAAGCTGTCCAAGAAATCCACGTTGAATATGCAGGAGATCTATCCGAGGTTGATACACAGCCATTAACTCGTTACATCATCAAGGGAGCTTTGTCCCGTCACTTCGGAAGCGACGTGAACATCGTTAACTCGATGCACCTGGCTAAGGTACGTGATGTAAACATCGTCGTTTCTAAGACGGCAGCAACCAAAGGCTTCACGAATCTGATCAGTGTCACACTCAAAGCAGGAGACGGTTCCGATCGTCGCATCGCTGGAACATTATTAAACGGTTATGGTGCACGTATTGTCCAAATCGATAAGTTCCCAGTAGATATTGCTCCTGAAGGAAACCTGCTCTTCATTTCTCATAACGACAAACCAGGTATCATCGGAAATGTCGGTACACTACTTGGTAATAACGATGTCAATATTGCCTCCATGCAAGTTGGTCGTAAAATTGTCGGTGGGGAAGCGATCATGGTGCTTACTGTAGATAAAGCAGTGCCAAAAGAAGTACTTGAGGATTTGTTGAAACAGCCTGAAATGAACAAAGCCCAACAAATCGCTTTCTCTTAA
- a CDS encoding HAMP domain-containing sensor histidine kinase: MGLWRTLVGKLWITIICLVACVLLSLGLFLLPFIDTNFTDPGAVKKLFVIVSMIGFSLTTFFALFLFTKITQPMQQLIKATDSVRKGKYDTRLSLRTTDEIGALANAFNHMAEELENTIRSLNHEKEHLSSVLRSMNDAVITLDFEGYVILTNPPGDRIIQMWSDLPEDEEESSGRHGHPGRSGIAPSPLMPIFRNVLNQEGDQSANLHVKQGVWSVHMAPLSSDGEIRGAVAVLRDVTEEVRLEKMRRDFVANVSHEIRTPLSMMQGYSEALLDGIAASPEESEELVQVIHDESLRMGRLVRDLLDLARMEAGQTELAMQQVDFRVLTERVFRKFTVRAKDNAIALKLELTPGELILNEANEDSLEQVLTNLLDNALRHTPEGASITVSAEMVKGKRGLELHASVRDEGVGIPSEDLPYIFERFYKADKARVRGEASGTGLGLSIVKNIIEAHQGSIHADSEIGKGTVFHLVLPVEKVK, from the coding sequence TTGGGTCTTTGGAGAACGCTCGTTGGCAAGCTGTGGATTACGATCATTTGTCTGGTCGCCTGTGTATTGCTCAGTTTAGGATTATTCCTGCTACCTTTTATCGATACGAATTTCACGGATCCAGGAGCCGTCAAGAAATTATTTGTGATTGTTTCGATGATCGGCTTCTCGCTAACGACTTTTTTCGCCTTATTCCTATTCACCAAGATTACTCAACCTATGCAACAATTGATAAAGGCAACGGATTCGGTGCGAAAAGGAAAATATGATACACGGCTTTCCCTTCGTACTACGGATGAGATCGGTGCATTGGCTAATGCCTTCAATCACATGGCTGAGGAACTTGAGAATACAATTCGCAGTTTGAATCATGAAAAGGAGCATCTCTCAAGCGTACTAAGAAGCATGAATGATGCGGTTATTACATTGGACTTTGAAGGTTACGTTATTCTGACGAATCCTCCAGGTGATCGGATTATACAGATGTGGAGTGATCTACCGGAAGACGAGGAAGAGTCTTCAGGGAGACATGGCCATCCCGGTCGGTCTGGCATTGCACCATCACCACTAATGCCTATTTTTAGGAATGTACTGAATCAAGAGGGTGACCAGAGCGCGAACCTTCATGTGAAGCAGGGAGTTTGGTCTGTACATATGGCACCTCTATCTTCGGATGGTGAAATCCGCGGAGCAGTTGCTGTTCTACGTGATGTTACGGAAGAAGTTCGACTGGAGAAGATGCGAAGAGACTTTGTTGCAAATGTCTCGCACGAAATTCGCACTCCGCTCTCGATGATGCAGGGTTATAGTGAAGCCTTACTTGACGGAATTGCTGCCTCACCTGAAGAGAGCGAGGAGTTAGTTCAGGTCATTCATGATGAGTCGCTGCGAATGGGACGGCTCGTTCGTGATTTGTTGGATTTGGCCCGAATGGAGGCCGGTCAAACTGAGTTAGCGATGCAACAGGTGGATTTCCGTGTACTGACTGAGCGTGTATTTCGTAAGTTTACAGTCCGAGCTAAGGATAATGCAATAGCGCTCAAGCTGGAACTTACACCTGGAGAACTCATATTGAATGAGGCTAACGAGGATTCTCTGGAACAGGTATTAACGAACCTACTGGATAATGCCCTTAGGCACACACCAGAAGGTGCTAGTATCACCGTATCTGCTGAGATGGTTAAGGGCAAACGAGGGCTCGAGTTACATGCTTCAGTTAGAGACGAAGGTGTGGGGATTCCATCGGAGGATTTGCCATATATATTTGAACGCTTCTACAAAGCAGATAAAGCCCGTGTCCGTGGGGAAGCGAGCGGCACAGGATTAGGGTTGTCCATTGTAAAGAACATCATTGAGGCCCATCAGGGGTCCATACATGCTGATAGTGAAATAGGTAAGGGGACGGTATTCCATCTCGTACTCCCTGTCGAAAAGGTGAAATAA
- a CDS encoding response regulator transcription factor yields MSDQENRILVVDDEERIRRLLKMYLEKEGYEIDEAEDGETALKKASVNDYGLILLDVMLPGIDGVEVCNRLRQIKSTPVLMLTAKGEEINRVQGFEVGADDYVVKPFSPREVIYRVKAIMRRASATAYLSKESGTSNNIVFPHLIIEHDAHRVTANGQEVSLTPKEYELLHYLAVSPDKVFSREELLKDVWNYEFFGDLRTVDTHVKRLREKLNKVSPESAAMITTVWGVGYKLEVAK; encoded by the coding sequence ATGTCAGATCAAGAGAACCGCATTCTGGTAGTTGACGATGAAGAACGCATTCGCCGTCTGCTGAAAATGTACTTAGAAAAAGAAGGTTATGAAATCGATGAAGCGGAAGATGGCGAAACCGCTCTCAAAAAGGCAAGCGTGAATGATTATGGTTTGATTTTGCTGGATGTGATGTTGCCCGGAATTGATGGTGTTGAAGTCTGCAACCGCTTAAGACAAATCAAATCGACCCCTGTGCTAATGTTGACAGCTAAAGGGGAAGAAATTAACCGTGTTCAAGGATTTGAAGTTGGAGCGGATGATTATGTCGTTAAACCTTTTAGTCCAAGGGAAGTCATATATCGGGTCAAAGCAATCATGAGACGGGCTTCGGCGACAGCCTATTTGTCCAAAGAAAGCGGAACAAGCAATAACATTGTATTCCCTCACCTCATTATTGAGCATGACGCCCATCGGGTAACTGCCAATGGTCAGGAAGTTAGTTTGACGCCTAAGGAATATGAGTTATTACACTACTTAGCTGTTTCTCCAGACAAAGTGTTCTCACGCGAAGAATTGCTAAAAGATGTTTGGAATTATGAGTTTTTCGGCGATCTGCGTACAGTGGATACACATGTGAAAAGACTCCGTGAGAAACTGAATAAAGTATCTCCTGAATCAGCTGCGATGATTACTACGGTATGGGGCGTAGGCTATAAACTGGAGGTCGCGAAATAA
- the ccsA gene encoding cytochrome c biogenesis protein CcsA, translating to MSYLEFSKQAFVIAFYLYCVAFIFYVVAVTGKTWRNRDPQKHERKWGRISFVTSSLGLVSHLLYCGTRWASSGHIPVSNMYEFMSFLSMMIMIAFTIVFLIYRKILLGMFAVPIAIIIMAYAAVFPQDVQPLIPSLKSIWLYIHVSLAAAGESFFAVGFVAGFMYLLRSVPFGDNDKSTRRQKWWIEFTFFSIIVLVGFIISVFAFRAAGYEATFASNSTEIDSQVQQDSTIGKVVYKMPPIVAPYQSETENVQSFLGMDKPLFEAPSWMNGVNAARKLNTIIWAVISGALLYGLIRLLIRKPIGTAVSPYLKGIDADDLDEISYRAIAIGFPIFTLGALVFAMIWAQQAWGRFWANDPKEVWALITWLFYSVYLHLRLSRGFQGRRASWLAVLGFLVVMFTLVGVNLVISGLHSYAGTD from the coding sequence ATGAGTTATTTAGAATTCAGTAAACAGGCTTTCGTCATTGCATTCTATCTCTATTGTGTAGCATTTATATTTTATGTAGTGGCCGTAACCGGAAAGACTTGGAGAAATCGAGATCCACAGAAGCACGAGCGGAAGTGGGGACGGATATCATTTGTGACATCCTCACTGGGTTTGGTGTCGCATTTGTTATATTGCGGAACTCGTTGGGCTTCAAGCGGACATATTCCGGTTAGTAATATGTATGAATTCATGTCATTTTTATCTATGATGATCATGATTGCTTTTACCATAGTATTTCTGATTTATCGTAAAATATTACTCGGCATGTTCGCCGTACCGATTGCTATTATTATCATGGCGTATGCCGCAGTATTTCCTCAAGATGTTCAACCATTAATTCCATCACTGAAATCGATTTGGCTTTACATTCACGTATCGCTTGCAGCTGCTGGAGAATCATTTTTTGCGGTAGGTTTTGTGGCAGGATTCATGTATTTATTGCGAAGTGTCCCATTTGGTGACAACGATAAATCGACACGTCGACAAAAATGGTGGATTGAATTCACGTTTTTTTCTATAATTGTATTAGTGGGCTTTATTATTTCGGTGTTTGCTTTTCGTGCCGCCGGATATGAAGCAACTTTTGCATCAAATTCGACAGAGATTGACAGCCAAGTACAACAAGATAGTACAATAGGTAAAGTGGTTTATAAAATGCCGCCAATCGTAGCACCCTATCAGAGTGAAACGGAGAACGTTCAATCGTTCCTTGGTATGGATAAGCCATTATTTGAGGCACCGTCTTGGATGAATGGGGTGAATGCAGCTCGTAAGCTGAATACGATCATTTGGGCTGTGATCTCAGGAGCCCTATTGTACGGACTTATAAGACTTCTAATTCGTAAGCCGATAGGTACCGCGGTATCTCCTTACTTAAAAGGAATCGATGCTGACGATTTAGACGAAATTAGTTACCGAGCCATTGCGATTGGTTTTCCGATCTTTACGCTGGGTGCACTAGTGTTTGCTATGATATGGGCGCAGCAGGCTTGGGGACGTTTCTGGGCCAACGATCCAAAAGAAGTATGGGCACTTATTACCTGGTTATTCTACAGTGTGTACCTACATCTTCGGTTGTCGCGCGGTTTCCAGGGCCGCAGAGCATCATGGTTAGCGGTTCTCGGTTTTCTTGTTGTTATGTTTACGCTCGTAGGAGTTAATCTTGTTATTTCGGGTTTGCATTCTTACGCGGGTACAGACTAA
- the resB gene encoding cytochrome c biogenesis protein ResB, whose amino-acid sequence MIENTKCECGHQNPVGTVLCEACGKPLFELDESSEVLEMRYDGAARRSQRANPNVIDRIWNFFSSVKVAIYLIILTLIGASLGTIFQQESNFVQVDASKYYKDNYGTIGDIYYKLGLSHTYESWWFITLLVMIGASLIICSLDRVLPLYKALSKQKIRKHKQFLTRQKLVYQGPIAEDPLVWVQQSSILLKKKGYRVHIDGDALLAEKQRFSRWGPYVIHIGLIIFLLAVLFRGLPGLHLDKHYWFPEGEITRIPDTSFYLKNEKFTVEYYSEDEMSADFRGTGKVVPKLFETKAVLYQCTADCDDPSKTPVLKEVKRHAIQVNKPLSYKGLSAYQFDFDLTPKLRSVQPVLVNKQTGEQFGKFKLDMTNPQREFKLGPYTLELVNKYMDFSLNDQGQPISKSASPNAPAFLFTIKGPDLPTEGSQYIYFPKQIDKERFQQDAINEKLGGLQNKLELDVLAMEDVDFISSSSFLNIRVDRAMPFVWLGLGIVMLGLILGFYWQHRRIWLRVDDQVLTLGGHTTKNWFGMRREVSAFLQVMGVEVDEKSLDNGGNRP is encoded by the coding sequence TTGATTGAAAACACGAAATGTGAGTGCGGACATCAGAATCCGGTTGGAACTGTTCTTTGTGAGGCTTGTGGGAAGCCACTCTTTGAGCTTGATGAGTCTAGTGAAGTTCTTGAAATGCGCTATGATGGAGCCGCGAGACGTTCACAGCGTGCTAATCCCAATGTCATCGACCGAATCTGGAATTTTTTCTCATCGGTTAAAGTTGCAATTTATCTCATTATTCTTACTCTGATCGGTGCGTCCCTAGGGACGATATTTCAGCAGGAGAGTAATTTTGTACAAGTTGATGCATCGAAGTACTACAAAGATAATTATGGGACCATCGGCGATATTTATTATAAGCTGGGTCTATCTCACACCTACGAATCCTGGTGGTTTATTACGCTGCTGGTTATGATCGGAGCTTCTCTCATCATCTGTAGTCTGGACAGGGTACTTCCGCTCTACAAAGCACTCTCCAAACAAAAGATTCGCAAACACAAGCAGTTTCTTACCCGGCAAAAACTTGTCTATCAAGGTCCGATTGCAGAGGACCCTTTAGTGTGGGTGCAGCAAAGTTCCATCTTGCTCAAGAAAAAGGGTTACCGCGTTCATATTGATGGAGACGCTCTTTTAGCTGAGAAGCAGCGGTTTAGTCGCTGGGGGCCTTATGTCATTCATATTGGATTGATTATTTTCTTGCTTGCTGTATTATTTCGTGGTCTTCCCGGACTGCATCTCGATAAGCATTACTGGTTCCCTGAGGGCGAGATTACACGGATTCCAGATACATCCTTTTACTTGAAGAACGAGAAGTTCACAGTGGAGTATTACAGTGAGGATGAAATGTCCGCAGATTTTCGTGGAACGGGTAAAGTCGTGCCTAAGCTATTTGAGACGAAAGCAGTGCTATATCAGTGTACTGCAGACTGTGATGATCCCTCCAAGACTCCCGTACTCAAAGAGGTTAAACGTCATGCCATTCAGGTCAACAAGCCTTTAAGCTATAAAGGACTTTCCGCTTATCAGTTTGATTTCGATCTGACACCAAAGCTGCGTTCGGTGCAGCCAGTTCTGGTCAATAAGCAAACAGGCGAACAATTCGGAAAATTCAAGCTTGATATGACTAATCCTCAGCGAGAATTCAAACTCGGTCCATACACCCTAGAACTCGTCAATAAATATATGGATTTCTCATTAAATGATCAAGGTCAGCCGATTTCCAAATCAGCGAGTCCTAATGCTCCCGCTTTTTTGTTTACTATCAAAGGGCCAGATTTGCCGACAGAGGGAAGCCAGTATATTTATTTCCCGAAGCAAATAGACAAGGAACGCTTTCAACAAGACGCAATCAACGAGAAACTCGGCGGCCTACAGAATAAGTTAGAATTGGATGTACTCGCCATGGAGGATGTAGATTTCATCAGTTCTAGCAGTTTTTTGAACATACGAGTAGATCGGGCTATGCCATTTGTATGGTTAGGCCTAGGAATCGTCATGCTGGGATTAATTCTAGGTTTCTATTGGCAACATCGCCGAATTTGGCTGCGTGTTGATGATCAGGTGTTAACACTTGGTGGACATACGACAAAAAACTGGTTTGGAATGCGCCGTGAGGTGTCTGCATTCCTGCAAGTTATGGGTGTCGAAGTGGATGAGAAGTCATTGGATAACGGGGGGAATCGGCCATGA
- a CDS encoding peroxiredoxin family protein: MGKARRPVQVVILILIVILGGYAISTAAFGGGNGTPEIGDKPPAIKLLGLDGKVHTLDEYKGQAVVINFWATWCTYCVKEMPALQTQWEKWQSQDVVILGINTGEDEMTVRNFTGQMGVDFPVLFDSDNEAVRKYGVVPMPTTFFVDKKGRISSIHQGELDLDSLDDQIKQLVNP, from the coding sequence ATGGGGAAAGCGAGACGGCCAGTACAAGTCGTCATACTGATACTTATCGTTATCCTTGGCGGCTATGCCATCAGTACAGCAGCATTCGGCGGCGGGAACGGCACACCGGAAATCGGAGATAAGCCTCCCGCCATCAAACTGCTAGGACTTGATGGTAAAGTACATACCCTGGATGAATATAAGGGGCAGGCAGTTGTCATTAACTTTTGGGCTACTTGGTGTACGTATTGTGTGAAAGAAATGCCCGCACTACAAACTCAGTGGGAGAAGTGGCAGAGTCAGGACGTCGTTATTCTCGGAATTAATACGGGAGAAGACGAAATGACTGTGCGTAATTTTACTGGGCAAATGGGTGTGGATTTTCCTGTGTTGTTTGATAGTGATAATGAAGCAGTTCGTAAATACGGTGTCGTACCGATGCCCACGACTTTTTTTGTTGACAAGAAGGGTAGAATATCCTCCATCCATCAGGGGGAACTGGATTTGGACAGTCTCGACGACCAAATCAAGCAACTGGTGAATCCTTGA
- a CDS encoding pseudouridine synthase has product MERLQKILAGAGVASRRKCEELILKGKVEVNGETVTTLGTKADPAVDVITVEGKSIGAEKKLYIVFNKPKGVITSASDPQGRKIVTDYLKGVTERLYPVGRLDYDTEGLLLLTNDGDFAHLLTHPKHHVPKTYIAAVKGVPHGTELDKLKKGILLEDGITAPAEVEYQDIDPEGKHSTISITIHEGKNRQVRRMFEAIGHPVTKLKRIAFGELFLGNLKRGLYRHLTKEEIEGLYKQARIAGKQSKPEKRK; this is encoded by the coding sequence ATGGAAAGATTGCAAAAAATATTAGCTGGAGCGGGTGTCGCTTCACGTCGAAAATGTGAAGAACTGATATTAAAAGGTAAGGTAGAAGTAAATGGTGAAACTGTTACTACCTTGGGTACAAAAGCTGATCCTGCAGTGGATGTAATTACCGTAGAGGGTAAAAGCATCGGTGCGGAGAAGAAGCTGTATATCGTATTTAACAAGCCTAAGGGTGTTATTACGAGTGCTTCAGATCCACAAGGAAGAAAGATTGTAACGGATTATTTGAAGGGTGTAACAGAACGTCTTTATCCAGTAGGACGTCTTGATTATGATACTGAAGGTTTGCTTTTGCTTACGAATGATGGCGATTTTGCACATCTTCTAACGCATCCGAAGCATCATGTTCCCAAGACCTATATAGCGGCAGTTAAGGGTGTGCCCCACGGTACAGAACTTGATAAGCTGAAAAAAGGAATTCTGCTTGAGGATGGTATAACTGCCCCAGCAGAAGTAGAATATCAGGACATTGATCCCGAAGGTAAACATTCTACAATCTCGATTACGATCCATGAAGGTAAAAACCGTCAGGTACGCCGAATGTTCGAAGCCATTGGCCACCCAGTGACCAAGCTGAAGAGAATTGCTTTTGGTGAACTGTTCCTGGGCAACTTGAAGAGAGGTCTCTACCGACACTTAACCAAAGAAGAAATTGAAGGATTGTACAAGCAAGCTAGAATTGCTGGGAAACAAAGTAAACCAGAAAAACGCAAATAG
- a CDS encoding DUF2167 domain-containing protein, whose translation MQKIRKRTRLRLGAAAILVCMLIFTSFPLQALAETELNWVEGTGQSIEVGDGLADLTLKEGYYFLDKQDTLTYLQETGNIPDGLEIATIFPDDESQGWTLYLEYEDTGHIKDKEKNDINADDLLESYRQGTEASNEQLAEENHLFVDGWETPPQYDENLHSLTWALLLHDIDNNPLINYNIRILTREGTVSAVLVSDPEHLAADRAVMEDEVLAGFKLREGQRYEDFNAKTDRTAEIGLTALILGGAGAVVAKKSGLLALLLLILKKGFVLIIAAFAFIGRLIFGKKKKQVTTQQPIDMNGNQDGNQEDRFNRSDDRFNSDDRFNRPE comes from the coding sequence TTGCAAAAGATTAGAAAGAGAACAAGACTAAGGCTTGGAGCGGCCGCTATTTTAGTATGTATGCTCATTTTCACATCATTTCCCCTTCAAGCTTTGGCAGAGACTGAGCTGAATTGGGTAGAAGGAACAGGACAAAGCATCGAAGTAGGTGATGGGCTCGCTGATCTCACGTTGAAGGAAGGATATTATTTCCTTGACAAGCAAGATACATTGACTTATTTGCAGGAAACCGGAAACATTCCTGACGGTCTTGAAATTGCGACCATATTTCCTGATGATGAGAGTCAAGGTTGGACGTTGTATCTAGAGTACGAAGATACGGGTCATATTAAGGACAAAGAGAAAAACGACATCAATGCGGATGATCTACTTGAAAGCTACAGACAAGGAACAGAAGCTTCAAATGAACAGCTGGCCGAGGAAAATCATTTGTTTGTAGACGGTTGGGAAACTCCTCCGCAGTATGATGAAAATTTACATAGTCTGACATGGGCACTTTTACTTCATGATATTGATAATAACCCATTGATTAACTACAACATACGTATTTTGACGCGTGAAGGAACCGTATCGGCAGTTCTTGTATCAGATCCAGAGCATCTAGCAGCTGATCGCGCTGTAATGGAAGATGAAGTACTAGCTGGCTTTAAATTAAGAGAAGGACAGCGTTACGAGGATTTTAACGCGAAGACGGATAGAACAGCGGAGATCGGTCTAACTGCTCTAATTCTAGGCGGAGCTGGAGCGGTTGTTGCTAAGAAGTCAGGTTTATTAGCCTTACTACTTCTAATTCTTAAGAAGGGATTCGTTCTTATTATTGCTGCGTTTGCATTTATTGGACGACTGATCTTTGGTAAGAAAAAGAAGCAAGTGACTACTCAGCAACCCATCGACATGAACGGGAATCAAGACGGTAATCAAGAGGACAGATTCAATCGGTCTGATGATCGATTTAACTCCGACGATCGATTTAATCGACCGGAATAA
- a CDS encoding spore maturation protein, with protein MLGWINLLSAWAVPVMITFIPLYAYFKRVPVYESFVDGAKDGFSTAIGIIPHLVGMMVAISVFRASGALDFFVGWMTPLLESLRVPPEVLPLGILRPLTGTGSLAFTTDLIKTYGPDSMIGRIASTVQGSTDTTLYVLTVYFGAVGIKNGRYALKVGLFSDIIGFIAAICVCLLLFS; from the coding sequence TTGTTGGGTTGGATTAATCTACTGTCCGCTTGGGCCGTCCCCGTGATGATCACATTTATTCCTTTATATGCTTATTTTAAAAGGGTACCAGTATATGAATCCTTTGTTGACGGAGCTAAGGATGGATTCTCAACAGCCATTGGAATTATACCTCATCTCGTTGGCATGATGGTTGCAATTAGTGTGTTTCGTGCTTCCGGTGCGCTCGATTTCTTTGTTGGATGGATGACTCCACTCTTAGAAAGTCTTCGGGTTCCACCGGAAGTACTTCCGCTTGGTATTCTGAGACCACTCACAGGTACAGGCTCACTTGCATTTACAACGGATTTGATTAAGACCTATGGACCAGATTCGATGATTGGTCGAATAGCATCCACGGTACAAGGCAGTACGGATACGACATTGTATGTGCTTACTGTATATTTTGGAGCTGTTGGTATTAAAAATGGTCGGTATGCTTTAAAAGTAGGCCTATTTTCTGACATTATCGGATTTATTGCCGCAATTTGCGTATGTCTTCTTTTATTTAGCTAA